The genomic region TAAGTGTCTAATTCAGCCTCACACGATTTTAAtcctttaatttcagcatctttttcCATAATTGACTGTTTAAGATCAaagatttgtgttcttaacctatcaatgtcttctaaacaccacttaaagtcaagcaacaagtactgaaacattctcactttttcattatcaaaatagttcacaaagttttgtaccttataggcagaaatTTTATTACAAGAACTATCcatatccatcttctcaatagccTTCAGATCCTCTTCAAAATTACTGGATCCACCAACCATTTCAGTTAAAGCCATAAAACACTTGTCTTCCTCATCATCTGATGATGAATCTTCATCCTCCCATGTTTCAGTATACAAAGCCTTCTCCTGTTCTTTACCCTTTGCCTTCTCAGCTTCATTCTTTAATTTCTTGTACTTCAACttgtactttcttgctttgtcaacagacttgtAGGAATCTGAACCTCCTTCAACCTTAGACCAGCAATCAGCAGCTATATGCCCTATCTTACCACACTTGAAACacttagctttctttggatcaaatgAACTCTTACCTTTACCCTTCTTAAAACCAAACTTTCTTTGCTCAACTCTCTGAGCCAAAAGAGCTATCTGGGCCTCCagatcatcatcttcctcatcttcttcagattcactatcatcagaagtttcatcatcCTCAGATTCAACCTTACTAGAGTAACTGGAGAACAACTGTTTGTTCTTCTTTGTAGTAGCCACCAAAGCTGCCTCTGGATCTTTAGCAACCTTCTTAacattgatcttgttcttcaacTGTGTTTCTTCAAAATTTGATAGAATACCAAACAACTCACTTAGCTCATACCCTTCAATCTTCTCACTTATTACCATAGAAGTAATAACcgattcaaagtttgaaggtagtaattcaatgaacttttgacacaaaaCTTGTTGTGTCTTTTCTataccaacactttcaagatcatttatcaaAACCTGAAACCTTGAGTGGAGATCACTTAAGGATTCTTTAGGCTCAGCAGCAAAGTTTTCATAGCATCTGATCAGATTCTTTCTCTTTtgagtcttaacaactgtgacTCCTTCATAATCATTAAGTaaaagatcccacatagctttagcagtcttggcatgactAATTTTCCTGAGAATAGGAACAGTGACAGCATTACCAATAATACTTCTTATTTTGCTGTCAAGCTTAAACTTTATAGCTTCTGCTTCTGTCCATCTTTCTCTTGGAGTTGAACGAAAATaagcaggttgtgcagcaacagtatctgaTCCAGGAACAGCATCGACCATTTGACCTGGTGTAATGGGTCCTGTGGTAAGGACAGTTTCTGCATCTTCATGAACAGATCCAAGAAACCATAGAACTTTTAGCTTCcatgttgcaaagtctgtgccatcaaaaatcggcacaccttttccagccatgACTGGAGTAACAATTGTACTGGTAGACATCTTGATTTCTTCAAAGATGAAAAATAGATCGTTTTAAAGATTACCTTTGACGGATTTACAccttacccgctctgataccagttattagttcacagtaattcaactatgaacaccagactcttaatttcacacaaacaataggaattaaagtgcagaaaattaagagaacacgaattagaagaaaaccaataatatattaagcacaatcgtgtttttgatatatatgtaaaaactgcaaacataaacgtgtatttatacaagaagaaccaaatcttccagatttggtttcttaacaaactactctacaaaataggaaaagatatacaaggatcaaagctaaacttaaggagattaattctggaagataaacacaaaaacgcatcatcatatatcttctaaatataaaagagatcttccagaatcttcaaatggctttatcaacaagaaatcattcggcagttgacttttgaaaacttcagactctaacatcatctgctcctcagactctaacatcatcagactctaaaatctgcaaaatactttgactcatcagattaactttcccaacaatatatatatatatatatatatatatatatatatatatatatatatatatatattggtataataatttaaaattatacacttaactaataaatatatacgTGATAAACTCATATTTGACATTATAACTATTTTGTTTTTACTTTCCTGAAGTTTATAAAgtttaattaagttttattttatcaATCATAAACAAACATACTGAACGCATAATAAGAAACtgtaataaaagaaattaaatatcaaTGGTGGTAAAgaaaagggttaaagccaaaaataggctacaaacttacacaaatgtaccgatgtcgcctacaaactcatttccgtcctactgtcgcctacaaactttcaaaaagtgtaccgatgtaaacaaaaactttcaaaaagtgtaccaatgtaaacaaaaatgacttgctaccggttaaactggttaaaatcaacacgtgtcgttcgtggattggatcttaattcttaaaaaaaaaaaaaaattatcaggtcaaaattagtatgtaacaggtcaaaactataaaatgttgatattagcacattttttgaaagtttgtaggcgacagtaggacagaAATGAGTTTGTGAGCgatatcggtacatttgtgtaagtttgtagcctattttttacTTTAACCCTAAAGAAAACCACCAACATAAGGCCATTCTTTACGCTAACTACAATTGTTGTGGTGTTGTGGGGAGAATTTTTGCTGACGTGACATTGTTGTGGGACTGAGGGACGCTGTGGTAAATGTATTGTATGCTGTTGTGCTATTGTGGGGCTCTAATGtggcattttttttcttttcaaattttgattttttacatatttatataaaataaaaattaataaaaaatatatatttttacaaaactaaaaaaggattaaaatataaattacataattaAACATCTCGTATTCTTTTTCAACTTGTTTTCCTTTATATATTTGTATAATTTTATTCAAGAGAATGATAAGATGAAAAAGAAAATGAGTGTGTTTAAATGTATATAGAAGTGTGGTATTTATATtgattttatatatgtatttaatgtattttttattttttatttaaaacagCAACATACCCCAACGAATACATTGCCTCGTCCAATCAAACTGCGCCACATAGCCTCGCCGACCGTTGCCTCTCTCGTGGTTCGTCTCCACCAAGGCACAACGAAGTAATCGACAACGGCTGCACAGAGCCCGTTGTGGCTATTGGTGGGGCGACGGAATGCCATCGTTGAGTAGCGTAAAGAATGGTCTAACATAACAAGTACCTAAAGAGAACGAAATTGTTGTAAAAACGGGTCTTTCGGTAGTAAGCGACATCATAGCTTAGTCTTAAACTAACCACCACCTTGAATGACACATACTAAGTTAATTACCATCACAAAATAGCTTATACTTAGAACTCACAATAATTAACCATAATACAACATTGTTTATGATTAATTTCTAATTAATCTAAGCGGCGACGACACATTGGACAAGAACGATTACAAGCAAACCATATACCGATACAATTGACATGAAATTCATGCATGCATGGAAGCTGACTCGCCACAGATCCAACTTCCATCTCCAATAAACAAACAGAACACACCTTCGTGTTCTCTACCACAACCTCCACCGTGTTCCCACCGTCACCAGCACCTTCCACCACTTCTTCTTCCTCCATTGATACAAAAACTTCCATTGGGAGCACCAACCGCCCTACATTAGCCGGATCATTCACCATTAAAATAGCACAAACCGAAATCTGCATCATTATCTCTGCAAAAGCATTAAGTGGCATATCCATCTCATTTAGGAGATGTCGGACACTGTTCCATTCGTCCATGGCGAGGTGTCTCCTATCTTCATGTCTGGGGACAAACAACTCTTTGATTGTTCTTCTAGAAGTAGATAAAAATGTCAGTTTTATAAAGAAGGCGTGGTCGGAGTTTTGTTGATGCTCATCTGTAAGGATATCATCTTTTGCCGGCCAAGCAGCACAAAGATAGCCACCGTTGGTGGACATCATCGGAATTCAATGTGTAAATAATGTGTTTCCTGCTACTATACGTATATATTTACACAACGACAATtaattcattaattaattaatactcTTATTAATAGTAAAAAGAGCTAATAATTATGATTAAGATACGAATTAAACTAGGGAGCATCATGTGATCTTAAGAGATAAAAAATTTTCCATTGATGCCTAaagcattttaataa from Rutidosis leptorrhynchoides isolate AG116_Rl617_1_P2 chromosome 9, CSIRO_AGI_Rlap_v1, whole genome shotgun sequence harbors:
- the LOC139868084 gene encoding uncharacterized protein, producing MSTNGGYLCAAWPAKDDILTDEHQQNSDHAFFIKLTFLSTSRRTIKELFVPRHEDRRHLAMDEWNSVRHLLNEMDMPLNAFAEIMMQISVCAILMVNDPANVGRLVLPMEVFVSMEEEEVVEGAGDGGNTVEVVVENTKVCSVCLLEMEVGSVASQLPCMHEFHVNCIGIWFACNRSCPMCRRRLD